In Shinella sp. XGS7, a single genomic region encodes these proteins:
- a CDS encoding alpha/beta fold hydrolase yields MPTWVLLRGLTRESGHWGEFPRQLSEVLATQQPGVRVMSLDLPGNGTLYRQASPSRVPALLEACRDELLRRGVHGPIYLLAMSLGGMVACEWALSYPQEVAGTVLINTSLRPYSPLLQRMRPLSYWKLLALGLVNLGVRWREARVLAATSRLTEGERRAVLDTWVALQRRHPVAWRNGLRQLLAALRYRAGRGRPHAPMLLLCSQADQLVDWRCSQALSRAWGAPLRLHTQAGHDLALDDAPWVAQAISDWLRAQEMHASAGLVRVAASSLLPQGG; encoded by the coding sequence GTGCCAACCTGGGTGCTGCTGCGCGGGCTCACCCGCGAGAGTGGCCATTGGGGTGAATTCCCGCGACAGCTGTCCGAGGTCCTGGCGACTCAGCAGCCTGGCGTGCGGGTGATGAGTCTGGATCTGCCCGGCAATGGCACGCTGTACCGGCAGGCCAGTCCCAGTCGGGTGCCGGCCTTGCTGGAGGCCTGTCGCGATGAATTGCTGCGCCGTGGTGTTCACGGCCCCATTTACCTGCTGGCCATGTCCCTGGGGGGCATGGTGGCCTGTGAATGGGCGCTGAGCTATCCGCAGGAAGTGGCGGGCACGGTGCTCATCAATACCAGCCTGCGGCCCTACAGCCCTTTGTTGCAGCGCATGCGGCCGCTCAGCTACTGGAAGCTGCTCGCCCTGGGTTTGGTGAACCTCGGGGTGCGCTGGCGCGAGGCGAGGGTGCTGGCGGCCACGTCGCGTCTGACGGAGGGGGAGCGGCGCGCCGTGCTGGACACCTGGGTGGCGCTGCAGCGCCGCCATCCGGTGGCCTGGCGCAACGGTCTGCGGCAACTGCTGGCTGCTCTGCGCTACCGCGCGGGACGCGGGCGCCCGCATGCGCCCATGCTGCTGCTGTGCAGTCAGGCGGATCAGCTGGTGGATTGGCGCTGCTCGCAGGCGCTCAGCCGGGCCTGGGGGGCGCCACTGCGCCTGCACACCCAGGCGGGCCATGATCTGGCCCTGGATGATGCGCCCTGGGTGGCTCAGGCCATCAGTGACTGGCTGCGCGCCCAGGAAATGCATGCCAGCGCGGGGCTGGTGCGTGTCGCGGCCTCCTCGCTGCTGCCGCAGGGCGGCTGA
- a CDS encoding DUF3579 domain-containing protein, whose amino-acid sequence MSLSPKPREVFIQGLTLEGRTFRPSDWAERLAGAMSCFRPGGARGGPGAHIGYSPYCVPTVINGVKCVIVNEALKDIEPMAWDFVMNFARDNRLQVAEACLLPDEKPASSSQ is encoded by the coding sequence ATGAGCCTGTCCCCCAAACCGCGCGAAGTCTTTATCCAGGGTCTGACCTTGGAGGGGCGGACCTTTCGTCCGAGCGACTGGGCCGAGCGCCTGGCGGGGGCCATGTCCTGCTTCCGCCCAGGTGGCGCACGCGGCGGCCCCGGTGCCCATATCGGCTACTCGCCGTATTGCGTGCCCACGGTCATCAATGGCGTGAAGTGCGTGATCGTCAACGAGGCACTCAAGGACATCGAACCCATGGCCTGGGACTTCGTGATGAACTTTGCCCGTGACAACCGCCTGCAGGTGGCCGAGGCCTGCCTGCTGCCGGACGAGAAGCCGGCATCGTCCTCGCAATAA
- the rpsT gene encoding 30S ribosomal protein S20, with protein sequence MASSSKAKKKTVRLASGRKRARQDVKLNAANTALRSKFRTVIKNVQKAVVAGDKTKAAELFKTAQTVIDSVADKGIFHKNKAARHKSRLSAKIKALAA encoded by the coding sequence ATGGCAAGCTCTTCCAAAGCCAAGAAGAAAACCGTCCGTCTGGCCTCGGGCCGCAAGCGCGCTCGCCAGGACGTCAAGCTGAACGCCGCCAACACGGCGCTGCGCTCCAAATTCCGCACGGTCATCAAGAACGTGCAAAAGGCCGTGGTCGCTGGCGACAAGACCAAGGCTGCTGAACTGTTCAAGACCGCCCAGACCGTCATCGACTCCGTGGCCGATAAGGGCATCTTCCACAAGAACAAGGCTGCTCGCCACAAGAGCCGCCTGTCCGCCAAGATCAAGGCGCTGGCCGCCTGA